GGGGTTAGGGATAGCTGCACCATTACACCGACCTTTGTGCGGGGCATTTTTCCGCGCTACGAGAACATAACAGGAACATGCACGGAAATGCACGTAAAATGTCACTATTACCTTTCATCCTGATGCCTCTGCCATTGCAGAACGACCACCAGGAAAATGCTGATAGAGCGTCGAGGGCGAACAGCCGACACGGCTCGCCACTTCTTTGATAGAAATGCTCGGATCGCGCAAAAGCGCTGCCGCAACGAGGCGATCTTCGTCCTTCAGCGCCTTCGGCCGACCGCCACGCCGACCGCGTGCGCGCGCGGCCGCCAGGCCTGCGCAGGTCCGCTCTCGGATGATGGAGCGCTCGAATTCCGCCATGGCGCCGAAAATATGGAATACCAGTTTCCCGCCGGCTGTCGTGGTGTCGATGGCCTCCGTAAGCGAGCGCAACCCGATGCCCTTTTCGCTCAGCAGTTCGACGGTCTCGACAAGTTGATGCAGTGAACGGGCCAGGCGGTCGAGCTTCCAGACGACGAGCGTGTCGCCGTCGCGCAGGATCGTTGTTGCCGCTGTCAGCTCAGGCCGATCGCGCTGCGCGCCGGAGGCATTTTCGACGAATAGCCGTTCGCACCCGGCCTTCTTCAGCGCATCGAGCTGAAGCGCGGGGTCCTGGTCGAGCGTCGAAACGCGAGCATATCCGATGAACATGAGAATCCTAAAAACGTTCACTACCCTACGTTTTCGGATTCAATGTTACAAGAATAAGTTTTCGGAACCGGATTTGCCGGTTGGAGCCGGGAACTTGTGCTGGCCGCGGGCGGCTCTGCCCTCTAGTCTTACGAACGAGAGACAAGGGCGCCTGATGTGGTTCGACCAAGTACCCGGCAAATCGTGGGGAAGCCTGTGGTCGGGTTACGTCTTGTGCACCGGAGTCTGCCACGGCATTCGCGAGATTGATGCGTCATGTCCGGCGTGCGGTGCTGACCCCTTTGATACTTCGCCCGAGACCATGACCATCGACGGCAGGACGATGGTGATCGGTCGCGCTTTCCCTGGCGCTGAGGGGCGTTATGAAGACTACGTCTATCTTGAGATGCTCCAGCGCGAATGGGAACGTCCGGCCGTTGAGTTTCAGCGCTTCTCGCATTTTGCCGATGCGAAACGTCCTTCAGCACGGGTAGCTTTGGTGCTGCTATTCTGGAGTTACTTCGAGACCCGTATCGAACGGCTTCACCGAACAGCGATGCGCGCGCTTCCACAGCGCGTTTTGGATGATGCGCTTCGGCGTCACCAAGGAATTCACAGTCGCCTCTATGAACTCTACAAAATATTCTTCGGTGTCAGCTATTTCGATGACCTACGCAACCAGGGGTTTCATGAAATCGCAAATCTACTTGAAAAGACCCATAAGTGCAGAAATGAATTTTCTCATGGAAAACCGCAGGCCATCAACGACGAGCTCGTAAATGAGCTCGTCGAAAACCTCAAAGCAGAACATCACTCTTGGATTGCGGTATATAATAGCCGAGTCTGATCGTTTCGCAGATAAGCCACGTATCTTGACAGATCACCGGCACCACACCACTCGCCCTCGCCTGAACCAGAAATGCGATTTGCAGTCTTTTTTCCGCCAGACTGAGGGATGAAGACTCGCCGTCTCGTCATCATGCCGCGCGACCCGCCAGCATGGACGCTCATCGGTCAGCAAGTTCATCTGCAGGGTCGCTTTGCACCCGCAAGGGCAGATCATCGCGGCCTGCTCCTCGAAGCCGTCCTCCTGCACAATATAGAGTACCTTGCGCTTCAGTGTCTTGGGCAAGGTGTCCTGCACGATGACGGTCGAGTAAGGCGGAACCAGCCAGTCATGGACGCGCTGATACGTCCCGCGAAGAAACTTGCGCAGCCAATTCATGCGAAGTGCCTCTCGGCAAGTTCCATCAATCCAAGCAGCGGCTTCGTGTCGCCATGCCCGACCTTGCCGCCCAGAATGTCGCAAATCCCCTCATCGGGATCGTAGATCAACTCCATGCTGGCGAGACTGAACGTGACGGCGGCGTAAGCGCTGTTTGGCTGTTCCCGAAAGGGATGCAAGCGGGCCAGTAGCTCATTCACCGCAAGGGCAGAGGCGTACATGTTGACGCTGATCACCGCCGGACGGTGTCCGACAACGCCGCGAATATAGCCATCCTCGACCTGACGGTCATGTGTTGCAGGGTCGTTGCGGCGCAGTCCTGCGGCGGCGACGTCCTTCATCGAGAACAGCTCCCGGCTGACTAGGCTGGACCGGCCAGGCCGCAGATAATTGACTGTGCCGCAGACTTCGCGAATGCGCGCAGCACCGTGCGGGTTGGGAACAGCATCAAGCCGAACGCCTATATCGAAATAAGGAATGCAATAGTAGGTCGCGATCGCGTTCAGCAGATAGCGACCATCGACGGTGTCCATGCAGCCAAAAATGACATCGCATTGCGCGACCTGCCGGATCGTTTCGGCATCCCACAGGTTCCTGGCCACGCGTATCACGCGGGTGCCGAGCCCCATGCGTTCGATAGCGTCGCCGATCACATCGACCTTGGCGCGGCCCTGAGCGGCGTCGTCCATTGTGGAGTTGATGATACGATTGACGTTGCGATCTTCGATATGGTCGTCGTCAACGACTACGATCTCCGCTGCGCCGAGGCGAACAAGCTGTTCGATCGTTGGGCTGCCGGTGCCCGACGCGCCGACCACGGCGAAGGACAATCGCCCAAAGCGTTCGATCGTGCCTTTGTCGAAAGCCTGGGCATGCGACGCAACAAAGCTGGGGAGCGCCTTGCTGCCTGCGTCCGCATACCAGAAATGAAGGTCATCCGCCGCAACGCTGATGCAGTCGATCGGAACAAGCTCTTTCGCGGCATTCAGGAAGCGGCCGAACATCTGACCGCCGGGCAGCATGACGACGCTGCCGTGCGGGACATCCGCTTCAACCCAACCGCGGATCATGGGCAGCAGCTGCTGATCGCTTTTGTCGTCGGTCATCGAGAAGGCAGCCAAGCCGCCGGGGTGGCTATGGACCTTTACGACTGAAAGGCCTTCTGCCGCCGCCCGATCCAAAATCGGCGCGATGTAGTCGGTCGACCATGTGACGCGGACGGGGGAACGCACCTCGCAGTCTTCGTACGGCACGCCGTGGATTTCGCGCACGACCAGACGATGGCGTCGATCGCCATCGCGACGCGTGCAGAGCAGGAAAGCGACGGCCTCGTTGCCGTCGCCGGGAAACAGGAAGCTTTTCAGGTGTTCATGCTGATCGCCAGACATGGCCAGCGTTACAGGGAGGGGCATTTCTCAAACTCCCTGTCCAGCCAATCCTCGATCAGGATGACATGCGTGCCGATATGATCGCGACCGATCTTCCAGGGGTTTTCCCCGGTCCGGTGCCGCGACCAGCGCTGGTAGTTTTTGCCATCAAGCGGCTGTAGCACGTTGGCACAGCCGATCGGCTTGCCATCGCTGCGCGTCAGGAAGGGCGAGAAATACACCATGTCGAGACCGGTATTGGGATAGCCGGTTTCGATGCGGATCGCCGCCGTTGCTGTCGCGTGGTTGTAGCCGCGCGGCATCGGGAAATCGTGGATGAGAACCCATTGGGAACCATCCACGATCGTTTCCCAAGGCAACCCGAACTCCTCGAGGAACTCGTGATCCATCGGCAGCAGGTCGAACTGGCGGCGCAGATTCACGGCCTTAGCCCTCCGTCTGATCGCGCGGCAGCGCCTTGAACTTTTCGACGCCCGCGCTGCGGAGATCGACCCTTTCGTCAAGGCCAACCTTCTTCGGCCTTTCCCCGGCCATCTTGACCCGCAGCGTGTAGTTTTCCGCAGGGAGCAGGCCCGCAAGTGTCAGGATCGCGCGACCGGTCGGCGTGGGCTCGTCCACGACGAACGGGTCGCCGTTGACACGGATGCGGTAGCCTTTGGAAAGCGGCGGTCGCTTGCCCGCCTTGGCGTATTCTTCCAGATCCACGATACCGTCGTAGATCTCTTCGACGCCGGGACCGGCGCCCTTCTCATCAAAATTGTCAGTCATTGCGTGCTCCGCTTTCACGTCTTGGAGCACCAGCGCCCCGCCACAAATCCAATATGGCATAGCGCGCTAAGAATATCAAGCATATCGAATGCGCGCTTGATCGACTTAGCAAAACGCGTTAGAATCGAAGCAGAAACAACAGCTTGCAGGAGGGTAGCTGCCATGCACACTTCCCATGACGAACGCGCAACGACCAAAAGGACGCTGGGTCAGTATCTCGCGGGCATCCGTCTGGACCGGAAGATGAGTCTGCGTGCAGTGGAGGAGGCCACCAACAAACAAGTTTCAAATGCCTACCTAAGTCAGATCGAGAACGATAAGATTCAGCAGCCGTCGCCAAATATATTGCATGCTCTTGCAGAGCTATATGCGATAAGCTTTGAGAATTTGATGGAGATGGCTGGATATTTAATGGGTACGTCTGGACGATCGGACACTGAAAGGCACGGCCGTGTCGCGACATTTGCTGAGCATAATTTAACTGCTGATGAAGAAACCGAGATGCTGCAGTACCTTCAATTTATGAGAAACAGGAAAAAGCCGGGTGACAAAACCTGACGATAGCACGTTAACGCCGGCGGACCTTCGCATCGTCGAGGAGCGCGCGCGACAGCTAATGGATCGCGCTGGCGGATGGAATCGATTTCCCGTCCCCCTCGACGATATTCTGTCCGCCGCGAAAGTTAAGCTTGCGCCGACCAGCGCTTTCGATCCCGCCGCTATCCTTGCCTATCTCAAGGGCAAGGCGACCGAAGTGGGCCTGACAATCAAGTCGGCGATCGCCAAGGTGTTTGGCATCTATGACTCGGCCGAAAGCCTGATCCATGTCGACAGCACCGTCGGAAAGCCGAAGCAGACTTTCCTGACGCTGCACGAAACGGCGCACCACGATCTGCCGGTGCATCGCAAGATGTTTCGCTTCTTCCAGGATTGCGAAAAGACGCTGGCGCCGGACATATCCGACCAGTTCGAGCGCGAAGCCAATAATTTCGCGCGCTTCCTTCTGTTCAAGGGCGACGCATACGCCAAGCACGCCGCCGACAACGCCTTCAGCATCAAAACGCCGATGAAACTGGCCACGCATTTTGGCGCGTCAGTCTATGCGTCGGCCAGAGAGTTCGCCCGAACCAATCACCGCGCCTGCGCCGTCTATGTCCTGGAGCCGATCGAGTACGTCGCTGGTGCTGGAGCCCGAGCGATGGTTCGCCGCATCGAACCTTCCCCATCGTTTGTGACGCAGTTCGGCCAACCCACATGCACCGTGGTAACGCCAGATCATTTTCTGGGACCGATCCTGCCTATCGGCCGCAAAATGACGCGCCCGACTGGCTTCTCGCTGACAGATAGGAATGGCGATGCGCATGAATGCGTCGGCGAAGCCTTCGACACGACGCGCAACGTCATCATTCTGTTTTATCCGGTGAAGGCGCTTCAAAAGTCGATCGTCGTCCTTACAGCGAATGCGAGTTGAACGATCGGACGTGTGCGGGTTTGTCAGTTGGCGGCGAGCCGGAACACCCGGCTCGCCGCGTTCTGAGTATTCCTGTGCGAGCATAATCGTCAGGCTGCGGCAGGTCACAGTGGGGTCCGCCGGATTGGGACTGCCTCCCGTCAGATCGGCATTGTAGTAGTCGATCTTCCACGAGATCCGGCCGCTGATTGCGTGATCGAACAAGGGGTCGGAACAAGAGCAGTTCAAAATCCTGCGCTAAGGTCGAACGGAGCGGGAACGGCCCACTGGGCGCATCTCGAATAGAGCATCAATGATCGGGCATTCCGGAACCTGGTTGCCGGTGCATTGCGCGGCCATATCCGACATTGCCCGCTCCAGACGTCGTAGATCGGCGATTTTCTGACGGATATCTTTCAGGTGTTCGATGGTGAGGTCATGAACCTCACGGCAGGTGTAGCTATGCCCGTCGACCAGGCGAAGCAGTCCACGCAGTTCGTCGAGGCTGAAGCCGAGCTCACGGCCGCGCCGCACGAAATGCAACCGCCTTGCGTGATCGTTGCCGTAGACGCGATACCCGCCCGCGCTGCGCGCTGGTTTCGGCATGACGCCGATCTTCTCGTAATAGCGAATCGTCTCGATGTTGACGCCGCTGCGTTCGGACAGGACGCCGATCGAAAATTCATCAGCCTGTTTCATCACATAGCTCGCACAACACCGTGAAACTTTCCCGCTTGACCCTGTAGTTACTACAGGCATTAGGGTCACCATAGATCAATTGCGGGAGCATGTGAACGATGATGCAGAACTGGCCTGCCCCCTGAAAAGTGGCCCTCGCTGAAGTAGGCTTTTTGAGCCTTTGGAGGATGCCGCGATGCCGCAGAAGAAGCACAAGCCTGAAGAGATCGTCGCGAAGCTGCGCCAGGTCGACGTGCTGTTGTCCCAGGGGCGCCCGGTCGCGGAGGCGATCCGGGCCATCAGTGTGACGGCGTTCACATATTACCGTTGGCGCAAGGAGTTCGGCGGCCTGAAGAGNGGGCCGGGAGGGGGGCGGGGGTCGGCGCAGGCACGGCAGCCTGCGAGGCTCCCGGCGCGGGAGCCGGCGCGACCTGGCCAGTCGGCGCCCCGGCTGCTGGCGCGGGGTTCGAGGTTGCGGGAGCCGGCAGCCCGCCGCCATGGGCGCCGGATGGGCTCTGCTGCTGCGCCGGCGCGGTCTCGGCCGGGGCGGTCTGGGCCAGGGCGACGAAGCTTGCCACGGGCGTGGCGACGATGGCTGTCGCGAGCAGAACTGTGCCGATCAAACGCTGCATCGAATTGGGTCCGTGGTCTTGCGGCGCTCCTCCTTGACGGGAGCGCTTTCCGACCAGAGCCACGTCCGCTGAAGCAGCTCCGGTCGACCGCACGACGAGGCTGGCTGAGCACATCGTCTGCGCGATCGTCCCCAGCAGTTAAACCAGAGCGAATTGGTTAGCAAATACAATAGTTTACACGTATTCTAAAGTAACGCGCCCGCTGCTCTTGGTCCGGAACAGTTCAAGTATTCCGGGTGCTTCGCTCGGCCGCGAGCGTGGTCACCTCTGCGCGAGGACCGTGCCGGGATTGAGGATGTCGAGCGGGTCGAAGGCCTGTTTGACCGCTCTCATCAGCTCCAGCGCCTCCGGCTGTGCATGCCCTGCCAGCATGCCGACTAGGCTACGCCCGATGCCATGTTCGGCGGTGATGCTGCCGCCGAAATCCCCGACGATCGCGAAGACCTCTGCATTCACGGCATGGCCGATATCCGCAAGCTGCTCCGCCGGCGTCTGTCCGGGAAGGAGCAGGATGACATGGATGTTGCCGTCGCCGACATGGCCGACGAAGAGGGGGCGCGCTTCGGGGAAGCGCTCGGCAGCCATCGCTTCGATTGCCGAGATGAAGGCCGGGACATCGGCGACCGCGACGCTGGTGTCGTGCGAGACGATCGGGCCTGCGCGGCGGTTCGCTTCCGCGACGGCGAAGCGCAGATGCCAGATCGCCCTGGCCTGCGCCTCGCTTTGCGCGATGGTTGCGTCCTGGAGCATCCCCTGTTCCAGCGCTATGGCGAGAACTTGCGTCAGCATCTCGCCGATGGGGCTGCTCGGATCGCTGTCCCCGAGCTCGACGAAGACGTACCAGGCATGGCGTCCGTCGAGCGGCAGGGTCGTTCCGGGCACGAGGTCGAGGGTGAGGCCCATCTCGCCGTCGCACATCAGCTCGAAGCTGGAGATGCGCTCGCCTGCGCTCTGCCTCAGCAGGGCGAGCAGCCGCAATGCATCTACCGGACTCGCCAGGCCGCACAGCGCCGTCACGCTCGCCCGCGGCCTTGGAAACAGCCTGAAGGTCGCCGCGGTCACGATCGCGAG
This genomic interval from Bosea sp. 29B contains the following:
- a CDS encoding recombinase family protein, yielding MFIGYARVSTLDQDPALQLDALKKAGCERLFVENASGAQRDRPELTAATTILRDGDTLVVWKLDRLARSLHQLVETVELLSEKGIGLRSLTEAIDTTTAGGKLVFHIFGAMAEFERSIIRERTCAGLAAARARGRRGGRPKALKDEDRLVAAALLRDPSISIKEVASRVGCSPSTLYQHFPGGRSAMAEASG
- a CDS encoding DUF6527 family protein, coding for MNWLRKFLRGTYQRVHDWLVPPYSTVIVQDTLPKTLKRKVLYIVQEDGFEEQAAMICPCGCKATLQMNLLTDERPCWRVARHDDETASLHPSVWRKKDCKSHFWFRRGRVVWCR
- a CDS encoding ThiF family adenylyltransferase codes for the protein MPLPVTLAMSGDQHEHLKSFLFPGDGNEAVAFLLCTRRDGDRRHRLVVREIHGVPYEDCEVRSPVRVTWSTDYIAPILDRAAAEGLSVVKVHSHPGGLAAFSMTDDKSDQQLLPMIRGWVEADVPHGSVVMLPGGQMFGRFLNAAKELVPIDCISVAADDLHFWYADAGSKALPSFVASHAQAFDKGTIERFGRLSFAVVGASGTGSPTIEQLVRLGAAEIVVVDDDHIEDRNVNRIINSTMDDAAQGRAKVDVIGDAIERMGLGTRVIRVARNLWDAETIRQVAQCDVIFGCMDTVDGRYLLNAIATYYCIPYFDIGVRLDAVPNPHGAARIREVCGTVNYLRPGRSSLVSRELFSMKDVAAAGLRRNDPATHDRQVEDGYIRGVVGHRPAVISVNMYASALAVNELLARLHPFREQPNSAYAAVTFSLASMELIYDPDEGICDILGGKVGHGDTKPLLGLMELAERHFA
- a CDS encoding E2/UBC family protein → MNLRRQFDLLPMDHEFLEEFGLPWETIVDGSQWVLIHDFPMPRGYNHATATAAIRIETGYPNTGLDMVYFSPFLTRSDGKPIGCANVLQPLDGKNYQRWSRHRTGENPWKIGRDHIGTHVILIEDWLDREFEKCPSL
- a CDS encoding multiubiquitin domain-containing protein: MTDNFDEKGAGPGVEEIYDGIVDLEEYAKAGKRPPLSKGYRIRVNGDPFVVDEPTPTGRAILTLAGLLPAENYTLRVKMAGERPKKVGLDERVDLRSAGVEKFKALPRDQTEG
- a CDS encoding helix-turn-helix transcriptional regulator translates to MHTSHDERATTKRTLGQYLAGIRLDRKMSLRAVEEATNKQVSNAYLSQIENDKIQQPSPNILHALAELYAISFENLMEMAGYLMGTSGRSDTERHGRVATFAEHNLTADEETEMLQYLQFMRNRKKPGDKT
- a CDS encoding ImmA/IrrE family metallo-endopeptidase; translated protein: MTKPDDSTLTPADLRIVEERARQLMDRAGGWNRFPVPLDDILSAAKVKLAPTSAFDPAAILAYLKGKATEVGLTIKSAIAKVFGIYDSAESLIHVDSTVGKPKQTFLTLHETAHHDLPVHRKMFRFFQDCEKTLAPDISDQFEREANNFARFLLFKGDAYAKHAADNAFSIKTPMKLATHFGASVYASAREFARTNHRACAVYVLEPIEYVAGAGARAMVRRIEPSPSFVTQFGQPTCTVVTPDHFLGPILPIGRKMTRPTGFSLTDRNGDAHECVGEAFDTTRNVIILFYPVKALQKSIVVLTANAS
- a CDS encoding helix-turn-helix domain-containing protein; this encodes MKQADEFSIGVLSERSGVNIETIRYYEKIGVMPKPARSAGGYRVYGNDHARRLHFVRRGRELGFSLDELRGLLRLVDGHSYTCREVHDLTIEHLKDIRQKIADLRRLERAMSDMAAQCTGNQVPECPIIDALFEMRPVGRSRSVRP
- a CDS encoding transposase, whose amino-acid sequence is MPQKKHKPEEIVAKLRQVDVLLSQGRPVAEAIRAISVTAFTYYRWRKEFGGLK
- a CDS encoding FAD-binding oxidoreductase, which codes for MSPLDDLRTALDPAAIVTDPQAMAPHLSDWRGKHRGAALALLRPRSVEEVSAILRWASATRTPVVPQGGNTGLSGGATPDGSGEAVVLSLARLNRIRAIDLEGDTLTAEAGCILADVQQAAAGEERLFPLSLGSEGSCQIGGVVSTNAGGINVIRYGTVRDLVLGLEYVRADGAVIHGLKPLRKDNAGYALKELVIGSEGTLAIVTAATFRLFPRPRASVTALCGLASPVDALRLLALLRQSAGERISSFELMCDGEMGLTLDLVPGTTLPLDGRHAWYVFVELGDSDPSSPIGEMLTQVLAIALEQGMLQDATIAQSEAQARAIWHLRFAVAEANRRAGPIVSHDTSVAVADVPAFISAIEAMAAERFPEARPLFVGHVGDGNIHVILLLPGQTPAEQLADIGHAVNAEVFAIVGDFGGSITAEHGIGRSLVGMLAGHAQPEALELMRAVKQAFDPLDILNPGTVLAQR